The Bradyrhizobium sp. LLZ17 genomic sequence TGCCCGGCGCAAGCGGAGTGTGCGGCTGAAGTTGCGCCGCTCCGGTGGCGGCCGTCCGCGTCTGTCCGTGTTCCGCTCGTCGAAGCACATCTACGCCCAGGTCATCGACGACCTGAAGGGCGAGACGCTGGCCTCTGCCTCCTCGCTCGAGAAGTCGATGCGCGACGGCGGCAAGACCGGCGCCGACATCGATGCGGCGAAGGCGGTCGGCAAGCTGCTGGCCGAGCGCGCTGCCGAGAAGGGCGTCAAGGAAGTCGTGTTCGATCGCGGCAGCTATCTCTATCACGGGCGCGTCAAGGCGCTGGCCGACGCGGCGCGTGAGAGTGGGCTGAGCTTCTAACAGAATTTGAGGATTGAGGCGCAAGCCTCTGAAGGATTGGAAAAATGGCAGAACGCGAACAACGTGGTGGACGCGATCAACGCGGCGGTCGTGACCGCCAGCAGCGCGAGGAGCGTGACAGCGAGTTCGTCGACAAGCTGGTCCACATCAACCGCGTGGCCAAGGTCGTCAAGGGCGGCAAGCGCTTCGGTTTCGCAGCGCTGGTCGTGATCGGCGATCAGAAGGGCCGCGCCGGCTTCGGTCACGGCAAGGCACGCGAAGTTCCTGAGGCGATCCGCAAGGCCACCGAGTCCGCCAAGCGCAATCTGACCCGCGTGTCGCTGCGCGAGGGCCGCACGCTGCACCACGACATTGCGGGCCGTCATGGCGCGGGCCGGGTCTATCTGCGTGCTGCTCCGGCCGGTACCGGCATCATCGCCGGCGGCCCGATGCGCGCCGTGTTCGAGACGCTCGGCGTCCAGGACGTGGTGGCGAAGTCGATCGGCTCGTCGAACCCGTACAACATGGTGCGCGCGACTTTCGACGCGCTGAAGCACCAGGATTCGCCGCGTTCGGTCGCAGCCCGCCGCAACATTAAGGTGTCCACCCTGCAGGCCCGTCGCATCGGCGGCGATGCCGAAGTGGCTGCCGAGTAACGGAATCTTTTCGGAGTAGACCACGATGGCCAAAGCCGCAAAGACGATCAAGCTTGAGCAGACCGGCAGCGCGATCCGCCGCCATCACTCGCAGCGTTCGACGCTGATCGGGCTCAAGCTCAACAAGATCGGCCGCGTCAGCGAACTGCCGGATACTCCGGCCGTCCGCGGCATGATCGACAAGGTTCACCATCTCGTCCGCATCGTCGACGAGAAGTAAGCAAGGCGCGTGATCCCGCAAGCCGGGTACCGGTTTTCGGGCGAGATCATGAGCAGGAAACAAGGAGCAGGGCGATGAAGCTCAGCGATATCGCCGACAACGCCGGCTCGCGCAAGAAGCGTATGCGCGTCGGCCGTGGCATCGGTTCGGGCAAGGGCAAGCAGGCTGGCCGCGGTGGCAAGGGCCAGACCGCGCGCTCGGGCGTGCGCATCAAGGGTTTCGAAGGCGGCCAGATGCCGATGCATCGCCGTCTGCCGAAGCGCGGCTTCACGAACATCTTCCGCGTCGAGTTCGTCGAGATCAACCTCGACCGGCTCCAGGAAGCGGTCGATGCCAAGAAGGTCGACGCCGGGAGCGTTGTGAACGTCGAGGCTTTGGTGAAGGCCGGCGTGCTGCGCCGCGCCAAGGGTGGTCTGCGGCTGCTTGGCCGCGGCGAGCTCAAGGCCAAGCTCAACATCGAAGTGCACGGCGCCTCGAAGACCGCGATCGCGGCCGTTGAGAAGGCCGGCGGCTCGGTGAAGATCCTCGCCGCTCCCAAGGAAGAAGGCGAGGCGGCGTAACAACTGCGTCATTGGCCCGCGCCTTGCGGGCCATACGCATGCGGGACGATGGACTTATCGAAGCCGAGCACCAGATAATGTCCGGCGTCTGCCGATTTGCCCGGCTGCGGGCATGACGGCGCAAACGGCGGCGGGAGAAAGTCCAAAATGGCCTCAGCAGCGGAACAACTGGCAGCCAACCTCAATTTCGGCGCGTTCGCCAAAGCCGACGAGCTGAAGAAGCGCATCTGGTTCACCCTGGGTGCGTTGCTGGTCTATCGGCTCGGCACCTACATTCCGCTGCCCGGCATCGACCCCAACATCTGGGAGCAGGTGTTCAAGTCGCAGGCCGGCGGCATCCTCGGCATGTTCAACATGTTCGCCGGCGGCGGCATTCACCGCATGGCGATCTTCGCGCTGAACATCATGCCGTACATTTCGGCTTCGATCATCATCCAGCTCCTGACCACCGTCTCGCCGCAACTCGAGGCGCTGAAGAAGGAAGGCGAGTCGGGCCGCAAGCTGCTGAACCAGTACACCCGCTATCTCACGGTGATCCTGGCCGCGTTCCAGTCCTACGGTATTGCGGTCGGCCTCGAAGGCGCCGGCAACGTCGTCAGCGACCCCGGCATGTTCTTCCGTCTCTCCACCGCGATCACCCTGACCGGCGGCACCATGTTCCTGATGTGGCTCGGCGAGCAGATCACCTCGCGCGGCATCGGCAACGGCATCTCGCTGATTATCCTGTCCGGCATCGTCGCCGAGCTGCCTTCGGCGCTCGCCAACATGCTCGAGCTCGGTCGTCAGGGCGCGATGTCGACCGGCCTGATTCTGGTCGTGATCGTGATGGCGGTCGCCGTGATCGCCTTCATCGTGTTCATGGAGCGCGCCCAGCGCCGGCTCCTGATCCAGTATCCGAAGCGCCAGGTCGGCAACAAGATGTTCGAGGGCCAGTCCTCGCATCTGCCGCTCAAGCTCAACACCTCGGGCGTCATCCCGCCGATCTTCGCATCCTCGCTGCTGTTGCTGCCGACCACGGTTGCGAATTTCAACGCGGGCCGCGGTCCGGAGTGGTTCCAGTGGATCACGACGCAGCTCGGCCACGGCCGTCCGCTGTTCCTGATTCTCTATCTCGCGCTGATCGTGTTCTTCGCGTTCTTCTACACCGCGATCGTGTTCAACCCGACCGAGACCGCGGACAACCTGAAGAAGCACGGCGGCTTCATCCCGGGCATCCGTCCCGGCGAGCGCACCGCCGAATATATCGACTACGTGCTGTCGCGCATCACCGTGCTCGGTGCGATCTACCTCGCGATCGTCTGCTTGATCCCGGAGATCCTGATCTCCTACGCCTCGGTGCCGTTCTACTTCGGCGGCACCTCGCTGCTGATCGTCGTCAGCGTCACCATGGACACGGTGGCGCAGGTGCAGGGCTATCTGCTGGCGCATCAGTATGAGGGGCTGATTCGGAAGTCGAAGCTGCGGGGCCGCCGCCGCTGAGGCGCGGCGTCCTCTTTCGACTTATATCGCCGATTCACCGCGCCCAGCTGCGCGGTTTCCGCGAGATGCGGACGGACCGTTCGGTCACATCGGCAGCGCTGCTTTCACTGCGCTTCAATCACTGATTTCAAAGCCGTTGTTGGCGTCCGGGCATCCGCTCCCCTATGATATGGGTAGCGGTGTGGCGCCGATTATGGTTTGCACTGTTGCTGATCTTCAAACACAGGTGCGCGACATATCGCTCACCAATCCGGGGGGCGTACGCCGATGAGAATTATACTTCTGGGGCCGCCGGGGTCGGGCAAGGGGACCCAGGCGCAGCGGCTGGTGCAGCGCTATGGCATCATCCAGCTCTCGACCGGCGAAATGTTGCGCGCGGCCGTGGCGGCCGGTACGCCGGTCGGGCTGAAGGCCAAGGAGATCATGGCCCGCGGCGGCCTCGTGCCCGACGACGTCGTGGTTGGAATCATCTCCGACCGGATCGACCAGCCCGACGCGCGCAATGGTTTCATCCTGGACGGCTTCCCGCGCACCGTGCCGCAGGCGGAAGCGCTGGATGAGCTGCTCAAGCACAAGCACCTCAAGCTCGACGCCGTGATCGAGCTTCGCGTCAACGAGAGCGCCTTGTTGAACCGCGTCGAGACCCGCGTGGCGCAGATGCGGGAACGTGGCGAGGAAGTCCGGGTCGACGACACGCCGGAAGTCCTGACCAAGCGACTCGCCAGCTATCGCAGCCTGACGGAACCCCTGATTCACTACTATTCCGAGCGGCGGAAGCTTTCGACCATCGATGGCATGATGGCCATCGACGAGGTGACCCGCGCCATCCACCGCCAGTTGCTGGCGCTGGGGGCGGTCGAACCCAAAGGCCACGCCCGGAGCTCGGTCACAGCAGCTGCCGGCAAGAAGGCGGTCACGAAGGCCAAAGCTGCCAAAAAGCCGGCGAAAACGGCCAAAAAACCTGCCAAAGCGACCAAAAAGCCAGCGAAGAAGGCTGTGAAGGCGACCAGGAAGACGGCGAAGAAGGCGGCCAAGAAGGCCGCCAAGAAGGCTGTCAAAAAGGGGGCCAAGAAGGCCGCAAAAAAGGTCACGAAAAGGCGAGCTAAGCGCTAGCAGCGGTTGACGAAAGCCCCCTGAATCCCTTAATAAGCCCCGCATCCAAGTCGGATAGTTTCAGACGATGCCGGGCCCCAGGAAGACCAGGGGTGGGCGTCGTGTTCGCGTTTGTGAACACCTGCCCGAGAAACCAAGCACTTAAAGCCTGATTCCTGACGAGGGATCGGCAACAGGAGAGAAGGCCGTGGCCCGTATTGCCGGCGTGAACATTCCCACCAACAAGCGCGTGCTGATCGCGCTTCAGTACATCCATGGCATCGGCGAGAAGATTGCCGGCGAAATCATCGAGAAGGTGAAGATCCCGGCGGATCGTCGTGTCAATCAGCTCAGCGATGCCGAAGTGCTTCAGATCCGCGAAGTCATCGACCGCGACTACCTCGTCGAGGGCGATCTGCGTCGTGAAGTCGGTATCAACATCAAGCGTCTGATGGACCTCGGCTGCTATCGCGGCCTGCGTCATCGTCGCGGTCTGCCGGTGCGCGGCCAGCGTACCCACACCAATGCGCGCACGCGCAAGGGCCCGGCCAAGGCCATCGCCGGCAAGAAGAAGTAAACTCGCGAATAGGGAATGGCGAATGGCGAGTAGGGAGCATCCCTATTCGCCATTCGCAGCTCACCATTCGCATCCACAGGTGTAGCCGCTGGCATTACGGCGGCGTTTGAGATCTCCAGGAAAGGTACTCTATGGGCAAGGAAGCCACCCGCGTTCGTCGTCGTGAGCGCAAGAACATCGCCTCCGGCGTCGCGCACGTGAACTCGTCGTTCAACAACACGACCATCACCATCACCGACGCGCAGGGCAACACCATTGCCTGGTCCTCCGCCGGCACGATGGGCTTCAAGGGCTCGCGCAAGTCGACCCCGTACGCCGCGCAGGTCGCAGCTGAAGACGTGTCCAAGAAGGCGCAAGAGCACGGCATGCGCACGCTGGAAGTCGAAGTCGCCGGTCCCGGTTCGGGTCGTGAGTCGGCGCTCCGCGCGCTCCAGGCCGCAGGCTTCACCGTCACCTCGATCCGCGACGTGACCACGATCCCGCACAACGGTTGCCGTCCGCGTAAGCGTCGGCGCGTCTGATACGAAGTTGCGGGCGCATCGTCGCCCGCAATGACTTTTTGCAAAGCCGCGGGAATGACCTGCGGCCTTTCTCCAACGCCAGTGTCTGCGACAGCAGTTTGACTGGCCTGTATGGGTGAAACAGTGACGATCCAGAAAAATTGGCA encodes the following:
- the rplO gene encoding 50S ribosomal protein L15 is translated as MKLSDIADNAGSRKKRMRVGRGIGSGKGKQAGRGGKGQTARSGVRIKGFEGGQMPMHRRLPKRGFTNIFRVEFVEINLDRLQEAVDAKKVDAGSVVNVEALVKAGVLRRAKGGLRLLGRGELKAKLNIEVHGASKTAIAAVEKAGGSVKILAAPKEEGEAA
- the rplR gene encoding 50S ribosomal protein L18; translated protein: MSKAKVTNARRKRSVRLKLRRSGGGRPRLSVFRSSKHIYAQVIDDLKGETLASASSLEKSMRDGGKTGADIDAAKAVGKLLAERAAEKGVKEVVFDRGSYLYHGRVKALADAARESGLSF
- the rpmD gene encoding 50S ribosomal protein L30; the encoded protein is MAKAAKTIKLEQTGSAIRRHHSQRSTLIGLKLNKIGRVSELPDTPAVRGMIDKVHHLVRIVDEK
- the rpsK gene encoding 30S ribosomal protein S11 encodes the protein MGKEATRVRRRERKNIASGVAHVNSSFNNTTITITDAQGNTIAWSSAGTMGFKGSRKSTPYAAQVAAEDVSKKAQEHGMRTLEVEVAGPGSGRESALRALQAAGFTVTSIRDVTTIPHNGCRPRKRRRV
- a CDS encoding adenylate kinase, with translation MRIILLGPPGSGKGTQAQRLVQRYGIIQLSTGEMLRAAVAAGTPVGLKAKEIMARGGLVPDDVVVGIISDRIDQPDARNGFILDGFPRTVPQAEALDELLKHKHLKLDAVIELRVNESALLNRVETRVAQMRERGEEVRVDDTPEVLTKRLASYRSLTEPLIHYYSERRKLSTIDGMMAIDEVTRAIHRQLLALGAVEPKGHARSSVTAAAGKKAVTKAKAAKKPAKTAKKPAKATKKPAKKAVKATRKTAKKAAKKAAKKAVKKGAKKAAKKVTKRRAKR
- the rpsE gene encoding 30S ribosomal protein S5; its protein translation is MAEREQRGGRDQRGGRDRQQREERDSEFVDKLVHINRVAKVVKGGKRFGFAALVVIGDQKGRAGFGHGKAREVPEAIRKATESAKRNLTRVSLREGRTLHHDIAGRHGAGRVYLRAAPAGTGIIAGGPMRAVFETLGVQDVVAKSIGSSNPYNMVRATFDALKHQDSPRSVAARRNIKVSTLQARRIGGDAEVAAE
- the secY gene encoding preprotein translocase subunit SecY, with protein sequence MASAAEQLAANLNFGAFAKADELKKRIWFTLGALLVYRLGTYIPLPGIDPNIWEQVFKSQAGGILGMFNMFAGGGIHRMAIFALNIMPYISASIIIQLLTTVSPQLEALKKEGESGRKLLNQYTRYLTVILAAFQSYGIAVGLEGAGNVVSDPGMFFRLSTAITLTGGTMFLMWLGEQITSRGIGNGISLIILSGIVAELPSALANMLELGRQGAMSTGLILVVIVMAVAVIAFIVFMERAQRRLLIQYPKRQVGNKMFEGQSSHLPLKLNTSGVIPPIFASSLLLLPTTVANFNAGRGPEWFQWITTQLGHGRPLFLILYLALIVFFAFFYTAIVFNPTETADNLKKHGGFIPGIRPGERTAEYIDYVLSRITVLGAIYLAIVCLIPEILISYASVPFYFGGTSLLIVVSVTMDTVAQVQGYLLAHQYEGLIRKSKLRGRRR
- the rpsM gene encoding 30S ribosomal protein S13 → MARIAGVNIPTNKRVLIALQYIHGIGEKIAGEIIEKVKIPADRRVNQLSDAEVLQIREVIDRDYLVEGDLRREVGINIKRLMDLGCYRGLRHRRGLPVRGQRTHTNARTRKGPAKAIAGKKK